One window of Nymphaea colorata isolate Beijing-Zhang1983 chromosome 1, ASM883128v2, whole genome shotgun sequence genomic DNA carries:
- the LOC116251874 gene encoding wax ester synthase/diacylglycerol acyltransferase 4-like isoform X2, which translates to MMRGGAAADGEDGDERIPVSPNGQFFNSSVLSVYILVVFELESPIDGGEQSEETLRKELLPISSRFSSIMVKDEKGVKYWKPVKVNLKDHMRIPTFPRGLSPQEYEKHLKGYLSEIAVEEMSQNKPLWEVHFFKYCTPSAVNTLVLKLHHAIGDGFSLMTALFSCVRRADDPSLPLTFPSCNGSSKQHRSKIENGTIWRHLSPHWITFQDFGWSLLKSSLIVDPKSPIRSGEVGVEFKPVFISCISLSLEEIREVGEELKAAAAEHIHSTLVNTSFCLTNVIGPLEKISMAGCPVKCFYSMPTHTPQSLTISVLSYMGKLRLSVGGEQGFLDSEAMTGCFEEAFAKIFDAVRGKRKTTPSSRL; encoded by the exons ATGATGAGAGGAGGAGCGGCAGCAGATGGTGAAGATGGGGATGAGCGGATTCCGGTCAGCCCCAACGGCCAGTTCTTCAATAGCTCGGTTCTGTCCGTCTACATTCTGGTAGTGTTCGAGCTGGAGAGCCCCATCGATGGTGGGGAGCAAAGCGAGGAGACCCTCAGGAAGGAGCTCTTGCCTATCAGCTCTCGCTTCTCCTCAATCATG GTCAAAGATGAGAAGGGTGTGAAATATTGGAAGCCAGTGAAGGTGAACCTTAAGGATCATATGAGGATCCCAACATTCCCCCGTGGATTGTCACCTCAAGAATATGAGAAACACTTGAAAGGCTACCTCTCAGAGATAGCCGTAGAAGAAATGTCGCAGAACAAGCCCCTGTGGGAGGTCCATTTCTTCAAGTACTGCACTCCTAGTGCAGTGAACACCCTTGTGCTCAAGCTCCACCATGCAATTGGGGATGGCTTCTCCCTGATGACAGCATTGTTTTCCTGTGTGCGAAGAGCCGACGACCCGTCCCTGCCACTTACATTTCCATCTTGTAATGGTTCCTCTAAGCAACACCGTTCTAAAATTGAAAACGGAACCATATGGAGACATCTCTCACCGCATTGGATCACCTTTCAAGACTTTGGCTGGAGCCTGCTGAAAAGCAGTTTGATTGTAGATCCTAAGTCTCCTATAAGATCAGGTGAAGTTGGGGTTGAGTTCAAGCCAGTGTTCATCTCCTGTATTTCTCTTTCACTAGAGGAGATTCGAGAAGTTGGAGAAGAATTGAAGGCA GCAGCAGCAGAGCACATCCATTCGACACTAGTAAACACCAGCTTCTGCCTTACAAACGTAATTGGCCCATTGGAGAAGATATCCATGGCGGGCTGTCCTGTCAAATGCTTCTATTCCATGCCGACGCATACACCGCAG AGCCTCACCATATCAGTGCTGAGTTACATGGGGAAGCTGAGATTGTCTGTAGGAGGAGAGCAAGGTTTCTTAGATTCTGAAGCGATGACAGGATGCTTTGAAGAAGCATTTGCCAAGATATTTGATGCTGTAAGGGGGAAGCGTAAAACAACGCCCTCAAGCAGACTTTAA
- the LOC116251874 gene encoding wax ester synthase/diacylglycerol acyltransferase 4-like isoform X1, whose protein sequence is MMRGGAAADGEDGDERIPVSPNGQFFNSSVLSVYILVVFELESPIDGGEQSEETLRKELLPISSRFSSIMVKDEKGVKYWKPVKVNLKDHMRIPTFPRGLSPQEYEKHLKGYLSEIAVEEMSQNKPLWEVHFFKYCTPSAVNTLVLKLHHAIGDGFSLMTALFSCVRRADDPSLPLTFPSCNGSSKQHRSKIENGTIWRHLSPHWITFQDFGWSLLKSSLIVDPKSPIRSGEVGVEFKPVFISCISLSLEEIREVGEELKATVNDVITGTVFYGIQLYMHRMSPGSENLPATALVLLNTRSLSKHLSLEDISKDGAEASWGNQFGYIHVPLPACKCIKKANPIDYVLEAQELISKKRSSLSVYLIGRFLEMLRRLRGPEAAAEHIHSTLVNTSFCLTNVIGPLEKISMAGCPVKCFYSMPTHTPQSLTISVLSYMGKLRLSVGGEQGFLDSEAMTGCFEEAFAKIFDAVRGKRKTTPSSRL, encoded by the exons ATGATGAGAGGAGGAGCGGCAGCAGATGGTGAAGATGGGGATGAGCGGATTCCGGTCAGCCCCAACGGCCAGTTCTTCAATAGCTCGGTTCTGTCCGTCTACATTCTGGTAGTGTTCGAGCTGGAGAGCCCCATCGATGGTGGGGAGCAAAGCGAGGAGACCCTCAGGAAGGAGCTCTTGCCTATCAGCTCTCGCTTCTCCTCAATCATG GTCAAAGATGAGAAGGGTGTGAAATATTGGAAGCCAGTGAAGGTGAACCTTAAGGATCATATGAGGATCCCAACATTCCCCCGTGGATTGTCACCTCAAGAATATGAGAAACACTTGAAAGGCTACCTCTCAGAGATAGCCGTAGAAGAAATGTCGCAGAACAAGCCCCTGTGGGAGGTCCATTTCTTCAAGTACTGCACTCCTAGTGCAGTGAACACCCTTGTGCTCAAGCTCCACCATGCAATTGGGGATGGCTTCTCCCTGATGACAGCATTGTTTTCCTGTGTGCGAAGAGCCGACGACCCGTCCCTGCCACTTACATTTCCATCTTGTAATGGTTCCTCTAAGCAACACCGTTCTAAAATTGAAAACGGAACCATATGGAGACATCTCTCACCGCATTGGATCACCTTTCAAGACTTTGGCTGGAGCCTGCTGAAAAGCAGTTTGATTGTAGATCCTAAGTCTCCTATAAGATCAGGTGAAGTTGGGGTTGAGTTCAAGCCAGTGTTCATCTCCTGTATTTCTCTTTCACTAGAGGAGATTCGAGAAGTTGGAGAAGAATTGAAGGCA ACCGTGAATGATGTAATCACAGGGACTGTATTCTATGGCATTCAGTTGTACATGCACCGCATGAGTCCGGGCTCAGAAAACTTACCTGCCACTGCATTGGTGTTGCTAAACACAAGAAGTCTCTCTAAGCATCTGTCTTTGGAGGATATAagcaaggatggagctgaagcgTCCTGGGGAAACCAGTTCGGATATATACATGTTCCTCTCCCTGCATGCAAATGCATCAAGAAGGCGAACCCAATCGATTATGTGCTTGAAGCACAAGAACTGATCAGTAAAAAGAGGAGCTCACTGAGTGTATATCTAATTGGGAGATTCTTAGAGATGCTAAGGAGGCTAAGAGGCCCTGAG GCAGCAGCAGAGCACATCCATTCGACACTAGTAAACACCAGCTTCTGCCTTACAAACGTAATTGGCCCATTGGAGAAGATATCCATGGCGGGCTGTCCTGTCAAATGCTTCTATTCCATGCCGACGCATACACCGCAG AGCCTCACCATATCAGTGCTGAGTTACATGGGGAAGCTGAGATTGTCTGTAGGAGGAGAGCAAGGTTTCTTAGATTCTGAAGCGATGACAGGATGCTTTGAAGAAGCATTTGCCAAGATATTTGATGCTGTAAGGGGGAAGCGTAAAACAACGCCCTCAAGCAGACTTTAA